From the Cervus elaphus chromosome 20, mCerEla1.1, whole genome shotgun sequence genome, one window contains:
- the KCNA2 gene encoding potassium voltage-gated channel subfamily A member 2, producing the protein MTVATGDPADEAAALPGHPQDTYDPEADHECCERVVINISGLRFETQLKTLAQFPETLLGDPKKRMRYFDPLRNEYFFDRNRPSFDAILYYYQSGGRLRRPVNVPLDIFSEEIRFYELGEEAMEMFREDEGYIKEEERPLPENEFQRQVWLLFEYPESSGPARIIAIVSVMVILISIVSFCLETLPIFRDENEDMHGSGVTFHTYSNSTIGYQQSTSFTDPFFIVETLCIIWFSFEFLVRFFACPSKAGFFTNIMNIIDIVAIIPYFITLGTELAEKPEDAQQGQQAMSLAILRVIRLVRVFRIFKLSRHSKGLQILGQTLKASMRELGLLIFFLFIGVILFSSAVYFAEADERESQFPSIPDAFWWAVVSMTTVGYGDMVPTTIGGKIVGSLCAIAGVLTIALPVPVIVSNFNYFYHRETEGEEQAQYLQVTSCPKIPSSPDLKKSRSASTISKSDYMEIQEGVNNSNEDFREENLKTANCTLANTNYVNITKMLTDV; encoded by the coding sequence ATGACAGTGGCCACCGGAGACCCAGCGGATGAGGCTGCTGCCCTCCCTGGGCACCCGCAGGATACCTATGACCCAGAAGCTGACCACGAATGCTGTGAGAGGGTGGTGATCAACATCTCCGGGCTGCGGTTTGAGACTCAGCTAAAGACCTTAGCCCAGTTTCCAGAGACCCTCTTAGGGGACCCAAAGAAACGGATGAGATACTTTGATCCCCTCCGGAATGAGTACTTTTTCGATCGGAACCGCCCAAGCTTTGATGCCATTTTGTACTACTACCAGTCTGGGGGCCGGTTAAGGCGACCCGTGAATGTGCCCTTAGATATATTCTCTGAAGAAATTCGGTTTTATGAGCTGGGAGAAGAAGCAATGGAGATGTTTCGGGAAGACGAAGGCTACATCAAAGAGGAAGAGCGTCCTCTGCCTGAAAATGAATTTCAGAGACAGGTGTGGCTTCTCTTTGAATACCCAGAGAGCTCAGGGCCTGCCAGGATTATAGCTATTGTGTCTGTCATGGTGATCTTGATCTCAATCGTCAGCTTCTGCCTGGAGACGTTGCCCATATTCCGGGATGAGAACGAAGACATGCATGGCAGTGGAGTGACCTTCCATACCTACTCCAATAGCACCATCGGGTACCAGCAGTCCACTTCCTTCACTGACCCTTTCTTCATCGTAGAGACCCTCTGCATCATCTGGTTCTCCTTTGAGTTCTTGGTGAGGTTCTTTGCCTGTCCCAGTAAAGCCGGCTTCTTCACCAACATCATGAACATCATTGACATTGTGGCCATCATCCCCTACTTCATCACCCTGGGAACAGAGCTGGCTGAGAAGCCAGAGGATGCTCAGCAGGGTCAGCAGGCCATGTCACTGGCCATCCTTCGAGTCATCCGGTTGGtaagagtctttaggattttcaagTTGTCCAGACACTCCAAAGGTCTCCAGATTCTAGGTCAGACCCTCAAAGCCAGCATGAGAGAATTGGGCCTCCTAATATTCTTCCTCTTCATCGGGGTCATCCTTTTCTCTAGTGCTGTCTATTTCGCAGAGGCCGATGAGAGGGAGTCCCAGTTCCCGAGCATCCCGGATGCCTTCTGGTGGGCAGTCGTCTCCATGACAACTGTAGGCTATGGAGACATGGTTCCGACTACCATTGGGGGAAAGATCGTGGGTTCCCTGTGTGCCATTGCAGGTGTTTTAACCATTGCCTTACCGGTCCCCGTCATAGTGTCCAATTTCAACTACTTCTACCACcgggagacagagggagaggagcAGGCCCAGTACTTGCAAGTGACAAGCTGTCCAAAGATCCCATCCTCCCCAGACCTAAAGAAAAGTAGAAGTGCCTCTACCATTAGTAAGTCTGATTACATGGAGATCCAGGAGGGGGTAAACAACAGTAACGAGGACTTTAGAGAGGAAAACTTGAAAACAGCCAACTGCACTCTGGCTAATACAAACTATGTGAATATTACCAAAATGTTAACTGACGTCTGA